From Candidatus Methylopumilus planktonicus, a single genomic window includes:
- a CDS encoding co-chaperone GroES, producing MKIRPLHDRVIVKRLEEERTTASGIVIPDGATEKPDQGTVQAVGNGKILEDGSVKKLDVKVGDKVLFGKYAGQAVKVDGEELLVMREEDIMGIVE from the coding sequence ATGAAAATTCGCCCTTTACATGATCGCGTAATTGTAAAGCGTCTTGAAGAAGAACGTACAACAGCATCAGGCATTGTTATACCTGACGGCGCAACAGAAAAACCAGACCAAGGCACAGTGCAAGCTGTGGGAAATGGAAAAATTCTCGAAGATGGCAGTGTTAAAAAGCTAGACGTCAAAGTGGGCGATAAAGTTCTATTTGGAAAATACGCTGGCCAAGCAGTTAAGGTTGATGGTGAAGAATTACTTGTGATGCGTGAAGAAGACATCATGGGCATTGTTGAATAA
- the dacB gene encoding D-alanyl-D-alanine carboxypeptidase/D-alanyl-D-alanine-endopeptidase, giving the protein MTNAFADTDIDAINKILNRSELSKTNYTLYIKNISKRNKVFSYNEQKAFNPASLMKLVTTYTGLQILGPQFQWKTEVLYKGALKNKHLYGNLIIKGYGDATLTYSDLSEVIEKVQQKGIQHIHGNIIIEESFFGELQNQDFIDDKKYRAYNVNPKSFVVNQNTINFNFSIENEKINIQTFPELQMLKVINHLKFTDQGCNAWKDNLGYEVETKSNVTEIIFNGHYDKACESKDIDLSVLSANRLFNGLFEKLWKIHGGSIEGEFKNTYQNTTDALKFYEHLSRPLSLVVRDINKYSQNLLARNLLLTMLAENNGNPITENEAGRFAKESLMKEKMKLDSLEIDNGAGLSRKAKVSAEDLGFLLERAYDSLYMPEFVASLPNLGTDGTLKSRGKKLSVAKHAYLKTGSIQNVSAIAGYIFDKNNDVKVFVFIANDPKANESSKIQDDLIEWTYLN; this is encoded by the coding sequence GTGACTAACGCATTCGCAGATACGGATATTGATGCAATAAATAAGATACTTAATCGTTCCGAGTTATCAAAAACGAATTACACGCTTTACATTAAAAATATTTCGAAACGCAATAAAGTGTTTAGTTATAACGAACAAAAAGCGTTCAACCCGGCTTCCTTAATGAAGCTTGTCACAACCTATACTGGATTGCAGATTTTAGGCCCACAGTTCCAATGGAAGACAGAGGTACTTTACAAAGGTGCCTTAAAAAATAAACATCTTTATGGCAACCTTATTATTAAAGGTTATGGTGACGCTACGCTTACATATTCAGATCTTTCTGAAGTTATCGAAAAAGTTCAGCAAAAAGGTATTCAGCATATTCACGGCAATATTATTATTGAGGAAAGTTTTTTTGGAGAATTACAGAATCAGGATTTTATTGATGATAAGAAGTATCGTGCCTATAACGTAAATCCAAAATCTTTTGTCGTGAATCAAAATACTATCAACTTTAATTTTTCAATTGAAAATGAAAAAATTAATATACAAACTTTCCCTGAGCTTCAAATGCTTAAGGTTATTAACCATTTAAAATTTACCGACCAGGGCTGTAATGCTTGGAAAGATAATCTTGGTTACGAGGTAGAGACAAAATCTAATGTTACGGAGATTATATTTAATGGTCACTACGATAAAGCTTGTGAGAGTAAGGATATTGATTTATCTGTCTTGAGTGCCAATCGCTTATTTAATGGTCTCTTTGAAAAGCTTTGGAAGATCCATGGGGGGAGTATTGAGGGCGAGTTTAAAAATACATATCAAAATACCACAGATGCACTTAAGTTCTATGAGCATCTATCCAGACCCCTAAGTCTTGTCGTAAGAGATATTAATAAATATAGCCAAAATTTATTAGCTAGAAATCTATTGCTTACCATGCTGGCAGAAAATAATGGTAATCCTATAACCGAAAATGAAGCGGGAAGATTCGCCAAAGAATCTTTGATGAAAGAGAAAATGAAACTTGATTCACTCGAAATCGATAACGGCGCGGGACTATCAAGAAAAGCAAAAGTGAGCGCAGAAGATCTGGGCTTCTTGTTAGAAAGAGCATATGACAGTCTTTATATGCCTGAATTTGTAGCATCGCTACCAAATCTAGGCACAGATGGTACCTTGAAGAGTAGAGGAAAAAAATTATCTGTCGCTAAGCATGCTTATTTAAAAACCGGTAGTATTCAAAATGTCAGCGCTATTGCAGGATATATTTTTGATAAAAATAATGATGTGAAAGTTTTTGTATTTATAGCGAATGATCCTAAGGCAAACGAATCATCTAAAATACAAGATGATCTAATTGAATGGACTTATCTTAATTAA
- a CDS encoding C40 family peptidase has translation MPSELTPTTDKQWANKIPLIIDKAYELTGIKYKLGGSKPETGFDCSQFVKYVFEQALNLSLPPSARSLSKMGETIKFEDLQPGDLVFFNTRKSKFSHVGIYVGNNEFIHAPRTGKTIRVENLTKNYWLKRFNGATRVDPAETL, from the coding sequence GTGCCTTCAGAATTAACACCAACAACTGATAAGCAATGGGCTAACAAAATCCCTCTCATCATTGACAAAGCTTATGAACTCACGGGTATTAAATATAAGTTAGGTGGCTCAAAACCAGAAACGGGTTTTGATTGCAGTCAGTTTGTAAAATACGTCTTTGAACAAGCTTTAAATTTAAGCCTTCCGCCAAGCGCTAGATCGCTTAGTAAGATGGGCGAAACTATTAAATTTGAAGACTTACAACCAGGGGACCTTGTGTTTTTTAACACAAGAAAATCTAAGTTCTCTCATGTAGGTATTTATGTGGGAAATAATGAATTTATTCATGCGCCACGCACAGGTAAAACTATTCGCGTCGAAAATCTTACAAAAAACTATTGGCTTAAAAGATTTAATGGCGCAACAAGAGTTGATCCAGCAGAAACACTCTAA
- a CDS encoding FKBP-type peptidyl-prolyl cis-trans isomerase yields MNAVKFILAFGIILFNIDLVFAESKIPQKELKLEKNITTLVIKDTTLGNGRQAEKGLAVTVHYTGWLYDPNQKDGKGKKFDSSLDRNDPFVFNLGGGQVIRGWDDGVDGMKIHGKRTLIIPPDMGYGARGAGGVIPPNATLIFDVELLGVK; encoded by the coding sequence ATGAATGCAGTTAAATTTATCTTAGCTTTTGGAATTATTTTATTTAATATTGATTTAGTTTTTGCTGAATCAAAAATCCCACAAAAGGAACTGAAATTGGAAAAAAATATCACTACATTAGTCATTAAAGATACCACTCTAGGAAATGGACGACAAGCTGAAAAAGGCCTTGCAGTGACTGTTCATTACACCGGCTGGTTATACGACCCTAATCAAAAGGATGGTAAGGGTAAAAAGTTTGATAGTTCATTAGATCGCAATGACCCTTTCGTATTCAATTTAGGTGGTGGTCAGGTAATACGAGGCTGGGATGACGGCGTGGATGGTATGAAAATTCATGGTAAGAGAACACTCATTATTCCTCCAGACATGGGCTATGGTGCTCGAGGCGCAGGTGGAGTGATTCCACCAAATGCCACTTTAATTTTTGATGTTGAGTTGCTCGGAGTTAAATAA
- a CDS encoding aldo/keto reductase: protein MSYYIEKQDYRRLGQSDLLISPITLGTMTFGEQNTESEAFLQLDWAISHGINFIDTAEMYPVPPKPNTFTVTETILGHWLKKQKREEIVLATKAAGPRRSLNWIRNGPKALDEKNLREALEGSLKRLQTDYIDLYQLHWPERNVPMFGQYKFDPSAEIEESKLKEWVSIHEQLEALEKLVQEGKIKYIGISNEQSWGVMEFIRIAREKKLPLIVSIQNCYNLINRGIEFGMTEILYREKIGFLAYSPLAFGHLTGKYLKDIDSKGRVTLFKGFAQRYDKPNVFPAVKAYEILASKHGMTLTDMALAFVYHHWFVTSTIIGATSLNQLRENVEAYKRKLSKELLDEIEIIHLTHMNPAP, encoded by the coding sequence ATGAGCTATTACATAGAAAAGCAAGATTATCGAAGGTTGGGGCAGTCGGATTTGCTTATTTCGCCCATTACTCTGGGCACCATGACTTTTGGCGAGCAAAACACAGAGTCCGAAGCATTTTTACAGCTCGACTGGGCAATATCACATGGCATTAATTTTATTGATACCGCCGAAATGTATCCAGTGCCACCTAAGCCAAATACTTTTACTGTAACAGAGACGATTCTGGGCCATTGGCTCAAAAAACAAAAGAGAGAAGAGATCGTTTTAGCCACCAAAGCTGCGGGACCAAGAAGATCATTAAATTGGATTCGCAATGGACCTAAAGCCTTAGATGAAAAAAATTTACGTGAGGCACTTGAAGGTTCATTAAAAAGACTTCAAACAGATTACATTGACTTATATCAACTTCATTGGCCCGAAAGAAATGTGCCTATGTTTGGCCAATATAAATTTGATCCCAGCGCTGAAATAGAAGAGTCAAAATTAAAAGAATGGGTATCTATTCATGAACAATTAGAAGCCCTTGAAAAGCTTGTGCAAGAAGGCAAGATTAAATACATTGGCATCTCAAATGAGCAATCCTGGGGTGTGATGGAATTTATTCGTATTGCGAGAGAAAAGAAATTACCTCTTATAGTATCAATTCAGAATTGTTATAACCTCATCAACAGAGGAATAGAGTTTGGTATGACGGAAATTTTATACCGAGAAAAGATTGGATTTTTAGCCTATTCCCCCTTGGCATTTGGACATCTCACTGGAAAATATTTAAAAGATATCGACTCTAAAGGGCGCGTGACACTTTTTAAAGGTTTCGCACAAAGATACGACAAGCCCAATGTCTTCCCTGCTGTGAAAGCTTACGAAATATTAGCATCGAAACATGGAATGACGTTGACCGACATGGCCTTAGCATTTGTATACCATCACTGGTTTGTGACATCAACCATTATAGGTGCAACATCGCTTAATCAATTAAGAGAAAATGTTGAAGCGTATAAGAGAAAGCTATCTAAAGAACTTTTAGATGAAATTGAAATCATTCATCTTACTCATATGAACCCAGCACCTTAA
- a CDS encoding DUF2322 family protein: MQKFNDILLTLDNSDHIDRIEIYKNNTLVGAIENKPGSQGSIKVYQHLWKLFGAITLDAAIEGLDLYSEHTEDAQKNPGKHPNVDRLLSIMENEEPLDLKIIKN, from the coding sequence ATGCAAAAATTTAACGATATCCTATTAACGCTAGACAACTCAGATCACATTGATCGTATAGAGATTTATAAAAATAATACTTTAGTTGGTGCTATCGAAAATAAGCCTGGCAGCCAAGGATCAATTAAAGTCTATCAACATCTTTGGAAACTTTTTGGTGCAATAACTTTAGACGCAGCAATTGAAGGTCTTGATTTGTATTCAGAGCATACAGAAGATGCACAAAAGAATCCTGGTAAACATCCAAATGTTGATCGTCTTCTTTCTATTATGGAAAATGAAGAGCCACTTGATTTGAAAATTATTAAAAATTAA
- the bioA gene encoding adenosylmethionine--8-amino-7-oxononanoate transaminase — protein MKNQYYIDRSLKSLWNPCTQMKIQQAQSIIPIRRGEGVWLYDYDDKKYLDAISSWWVNLFGHNQSEIKKFITDQLDLVEHIMLAGLTHEPAINLSEKLSTLTNLGHAFYGSDGSNAIEIAIKMSVHYWKNKSQPRKNKIIYLENSYHGETLGALSVTDIKLFRKNYASLIKKNNLIKTPDWRYADKGETAESYALRCIQDLEIYLQENHQYIAAFILEPLVQCATGMGMYHSVYLRKARELCTQYEIHLIDDEIAVGFGRTGKMFAFEHANIKPDFICLSKGLTGGYLPLSAVLTRDEIYMAFYENKIEKGFLHSHSYTGNPLACSAALGTLSYFEGHDVINQNNKTSAYISERMKILATLPISNARNIGMIWAFDLEEVTKKTLKKISMKAINRGLLIRPIGQTIYFMPPYVINHDEIDFMIDTTLEVIESSL, from the coding sequence ATGAAAAACCAGTACTACATCGATAGAAGTTTAAAGAGCTTGTGGAATCCATGTACACAAATGAAAATTCAACAGGCGCAATCTATTATCCCGATTAGGCGAGGTGAAGGTGTTTGGCTATACGACTATGATGATAAAAAATATTTAGACGCGATCAGTTCTTGGTGGGTTAATTTATTTGGCCACAACCAAAGTGAGATTAAAAAATTTATCACAGATCAACTCGATCTCGTTGAACACATCATGCTCGCAGGTTTAACTCATGAGCCCGCTATAAATCTCTCTGAAAAATTAAGCACACTTACAAACCTGGGCCATGCTTTTTACGGTAGCGATGGATCTAATGCGATTGAAATTGCTATTAAGATGAGCGTGCATTATTGGAAGAACAAGAGTCAGCCAAGAAAAAATAAAATTATTTATTTGGAGAATAGTTATCACGGTGAAACGCTCGGAGCTCTCTCTGTGACGGACATTAAACTTTTTCGTAAAAATTACGCTTCACTAATTAAAAAAAATAATCTTATCAAGACACCTGACTGGCGATATGCAGATAAAGGTGAGACAGCTGAATCTTATGCATTAAGATGTATTCAAGATTTAGAAATATATCTTCAAGAAAATCACCAATACATAGCTGCTTTTATTCTAGAGCCTCTTGTGCAATGTGCAACAGGAATGGGAATGTATCATTCAGTCTATTTAAGAAAAGCAAGAGAGCTTTGTACGCAATACGAAATTCATCTCATTGACGATGAGATTGCGGTAGGTTTTGGAAGAACAGGGAAAATGTTTGCATTCGAACATGCAAATATAAAACCTGATTTTATTTGCCTCTCAAAAGGATTAACCGGAGGATATCTTCCCTTATCAGCTGTGCTCACAAGGGATGAAATTTATATGGCTTTCTATGAGAATAAGATAGAAAAAGGCTTTCTTCATTCTCATAGTTACACCGGCAATCCTCTTGCTTGCAGTGCTGCATTAGGAACATTAAGTTATTTTGAAGGCCATGATGTAATTAATCAAAATAATAAAACCTCAGCATATATTTCAGAGCGCATGAAGATACTTGCAACATTACCTATTTCTAACGCTAGAAATATAGGCATGATATGGGCGTTTGATCTAGAGGAAGTCACAAAAAAAACACTGAAAAAAATAAGCATGAAAGCGATTAATCGCGGCCTTTTAATAAGACCAATAGGCCAAACTATCTATTTTATGCCCCCCTATGTCATTAATCATGATGAGATTGATTTCATGATTGATACCACTCTTGAAGTTATTGAGTCATCCTTATAA
- a CDS encoding SelT/SelW/SelH family protein: MMQEILTTFQGEVISVTLTPKSGGIFEIFLDKEKIYSRSDFGGFLDIKDVKKLIRDKISPGKNLGHTDL, from the coding sequence ATGATGCAGGAGATATTGACGACTTTTCAAGGTGAAGTTATATCAGTCACATTAACCCCAAAGTCAGGCGGTATTTTTGAAATTTTCTTGGATAAAGAAAAAATCTATTCTAGATCAGACTTCGGAGGATTCCTGGATATTAAGGACGTGAAAAAATTGATTAGGGATAAGATTAGTCCAGGAAAAAACCTAGGTCATACCGATCTTTAG
- the coq7 gene encoding 2-polyprenyl-3-methyl-6-methoxy-1,4-benzoquinone monooxygenase has product MIDDLIIEFDKGLKVLFAKPKGSRPRPDLHIEDAELTPDEKKRTVELMRVNHTGEVCAQALYSGQLLFNPRGEGAESLKKASKEEIDHLNWCNTRIHELGGKTSLLNPIWYTGSFLMGSFASMLGEKYNLGFLAETERQVTQHLKGHLDKISKNDLKTNKILEVMADDEEQHAIKAKELGGIDLPRKIKKVMSLTSKLMTTLSAKI; this is encoded by the coding sequence ATGATTGATGACCTCATCATTGAGTTTGATAAGGGCCTGAAGGTTCTATTTGCTAAACCTAAGGGCTCAAGACCAAGACCCGATCTTCACATTGAAGATGCCGAATTAACCCCTGACGAAAAAAAACGCACGGTCGAATTGATGCGTGTAAACCATACAGGTGAAGTTTGCGCTCAAGCTTTGTATAGCGGACAACTTCTTTTTAATCCGCGTGGTGAAGGAGCAGAATCCTTAAAAAAAGCTTCTAAGGAAGAAATTGATCATCTGAATTGGTGTAATACTAGAATTCATGAACTGGGTGGCAAAACAAGCCTTCTTAATCCTATTTGGTATACAGGATCGTTTTTAATGGGCTCTTTTGCAAGTATGTTAGGTGAAAAATATAACTTAGGGTTTTTAGCTGAAACAGAACGACAAGTCACTCAGCATTTAAAAGGTCACTTAGATAAGATATCTAAAAATGATCTTAAGACTAATAAGATTTTAGAAGTAATGGCAGATGATGAAGAGCAACATGCAATCAAGGCAAAAGAGTTAGGTGGGATTGATTTGCCTCGCAAGATAAAAAAAGTAATGTCATTAACCTCAAAATTGATGACCACACTTTCTGCAAAAATTTAA
- a CDS encoding OsmC family protein, protein MKARVKWVENVCFIGESESNHSMILDGPEELGGRKLGMRPMEMLLIGMGGCTSFDVVTILKKSRQAISDCYAEIEATRAETVPKVFTRIHIHFVLKGKDLDKDQVERAIKLSAEKYCSASIMLSKSVEITHDFEIKEDA, encoded by the coding sequence ATGAAAGCCCGGGTTAAGTGGGTTGAGAATGTATGTTTTATAGGAGAGTCCGAGTCAAATCACTCAATGATCTTAGACGGGCCCGAGGAGTTGGGCGGCAGAAAATTAGGTATGCGACCTATGGAAATGCTACTTATTGGTATGGGAGGTTGTACATCATTTGACGTAGTCACTATTCTTAAGAAATCAAGACAAGCTATTAGCGACTGTTATGCTGAAATTGAAGCTACGAGAGCTGAGACAGTGCCAAAAGTATTCACTAGGATCCATATTCATTTTGTGCTAAAAGGTAAGGACTTAGATAAAGATCAGGTAGAGCGTGCGATTAAGTTATCTGCTGAAAAATATTGCTCAGCTTCGATTATGCTATCAAAATCAGTTGAAATTACGCACGATTTTGAAATTAAAGAAGACGCCTAA
- a CDS encoding S41 family peptidase produces the protein MRSKFEKFTLIACGAIIGVLISLNLTVFADKAEKNNLPIDELRTFAEVFGKIKSDYVEPVEDKKLINEALNGMLTGLDPHSSFLNTEDFKDLNQATQGEFGGLGIEVGMEDGFVKVISPIEDSPAYKAGLKSGDLIMKLDDTSTKGLTLNDSVKKMRGKPGTNIVLTVLRKGETKPLTFTLVRAIIKSQSVKGKLVEPNYAYVRVAQFQEHTGEDLAKFLKNLRQQNKAPLKGILLDLRNNPGGLLNAAVGVSAAFLPKGDLVVYTEGRAPDSKMNLTAVPGDYLKGGGKDDYLKDFPEDIRTTPMAVLVNNGSASASEIVAGALQDHKRALIVGMQSFGKGSVQSILPMNNGTAIKMTTARYFTPKGRSIQAKGIVPDIIVDDGSDPTFMTKEADLTNHLSNPKDADANTAPKDKDSKPSAPPVKKSEEEKKKTSETPPGPIEPTSKADKQFQEAMNILKGLQIIQNK, from the coding sequence ATGCGCTCAAAATTCGAAAAATTTACCCTTATAGCCTGTGGCGCTATTATCGGTGTTCTGATCAGTTTAAATTTAACCGTCTTTGCGGATAAAGCTGAAAAAAATAATTTACCTATTGATGAGCTTAGAACTTTTGCCGAAGTCTTTGGCAAAATTAAATCTGACTACGTTGAGCCTGTAGAAGATAAGAAGCTTATTAACGAAGCACTCAACGGCATGCTAACAGGCCTTGATCCTCATTCTTCTTTCCTAAATACTGAAGATTTTAAGGACTTAAATCAAGCCACCCAAGGTGAGTTTGGTGGTCTTGGTATTGAGGTCGGCATGGAAGATGGTTTTGTAAAAGTGATTTCTCCGATCGAAGATAGTCCAGCTTATAAAGCTGGTTTGAAGAGCGGCGACCTCATCATGAAACTAGATGACACTTCTACTAAAGGCTTAACGCTTAATGACTCTGTTAAAAAAATGCGTGGCAAACCAGGTACCAATATTGTTCTCACTGTATTACGAAAAGGAGAAACTAAACCTTTAACTTTTACTTTAGTTCGTGCCATCATCAAGTCACAAAGTGTTAAAGGAAAGCTTGTTGAGCCAAATTACGCTTACGTTCGCGTCGCTCAATTTCAAGAACATACTGGTGAAGATTTAGCGAAATTCTTAAAAAACCTTCGTCAGCAAAATAAAGCGCCTCTTAAAGGTATATTGCTTGACCTTAGAAATAATCCTGGTGGCTTATTAAATGCTGCTGTCGGTGTATCTGCAGCATTTTTACCTAAAGGTGACTTAGTTGTTTATACCGAAGGTCGTGCACCAGATTCAAAAATGAACTTAACAGCTGTTCCAGGAGATTACCTTAAAGGCGGCGGTAAAGACGATTACCTCAAAGATTTTCCAGAGGATATTAGAACAACTCCCATGGCTGTTTTAGTGAATAACGGATCAGCATCTGCATCTGAAATTGTGGCGGGTGCGCTCCAAGATCACAAGAGGGCTTTGATCGTAGGCATGCAAAGTTTTGGTAAAGGTTCTGTGCAGAGTATTCTACCTATGAATAATGGTACGGCGATCAAGATGACGACAGCAAGATACTTTACACCCAAGGGCAGATCAATTCAGGCCAAAGGGATTGTGCCTGATATCATTGTCGATGATGGAAGTGATCCTACATTCATGACTAAAGAAGCAGATCTCACAAACCATCTTTCAAATCCAAAAGATGCTGATGCTAATACTGCGCCTAAAGATAAAGACAGTAAGCCTTCAGCGCCACCAGTCAAAAAATCTGAAGAAGAGAAAAAGAAAACTTCCGAAACACCACCAGGTCCGATTGAGCCTACAAGTAAAGCGGATAAGCAATTCCAAGAAGCTATGAATATCCTCAAAGGCCTTCAAATTATTCAAAACAAATGA
- the groL gene encoding chaperonin GroEL (60 kDa chaperone family; promotes refolding of misfolded polypeptides especially under stressful conditions; forms two stacked rings of heptamers to form a barrel-shaped 14mer; ends can be capped by GroES; misfolded proteins enter the barrel where they are refolded when GroES binds): MAAKDVRFGDDVRQKMITGVNILANAVKVTLGPKGRNVVLERSFGAPTITKDGVSVAKEIELKDKFENMGAQMVKEVASKTSDIAGDGTTTATVLAQAIIREGMKSVAAGMNPMDLKRGIDKAVEAGVAELKKLSKPCTTSKEIAQVGSISANSDHSIGQIIADAMDKVGKEGVITVEDGSGLTNELDVVEGMQFDRGYLSPYFINNSDRQIALLDNPFILLHDKKISNIRDLLPALEQVAKSSRPLLIIAEDIEGEALATLVVNNIRGILKTVAVKAPGFGDRRKAMLEDIAILTGATVISDEVGLKLETIKIEDLGQAKRIEVGKENTIIIDGAADEKNIKSRIAQIKTQIEEATSDYDKEKLQERVAKLAGGVAVIKVGATTEIEMKEKKARVEDALHATRAAVEEGIVAGGGVALIRARDAIAKVKGENADQEAGVRIVLRAVEEPLRQIVANAGVEPSVVVNNVVAGKGNYGFNAANETYGDMVEMGVLDPTKVTRSALQHAASVAGLMLTTDCMIADLPKDDSPAMGGGDMGGMGGMGGMGGMM; the protein is encoded by the coding sequence ATGGCAGCAAAAGACGTAAGATTTGGTGACGACGTTCGCCAAAAAATGATTACCGGTGTAAATATTTTAGCAAATGCAGTTAAAGTCACACTCGGCCCTAAAGGTAGAAATGTTGTGCTAGAGCGTTCATTCGGAGCACCAACGATCACTAAAGATGGTGTATCAGTTGCAAAGGAAATCGAACTTAAAGATAAATTTGAAAACATGGGCGCGCAAATGGTTAAAGAAGTTGCATCTAAAACTTCTGATATCGCAGGCGATGGCACAACTACGGCAACAGTATTGGCTCAAGCGATTATTCGCGAAGGTATGAAATCAGTAGCTGCAGGTATGAATCCAATGGATCTTAAAAGAGGTATCGATAAAGCTGTTGAGGCTGGCGTTGCTGAGCTTAAAAAATTAAGTAAGCCATGCACAACAAGTAAAGAAATTGCTCAAGTGGGTTCAATCTCTGCTAACTCTGATCACTCTATCGGACAAATCATTGCAGACGCGATGGATAAAGTAGGCAAAGAAGGTGTGATCACAGTTGAAGATGGTTCAGGCTTAACAAATGAATTAGATGTTGTAGAAGGTATGCAATTTGATCGTGGATATCTATCACCTTATTTCATTAATAATTCGGACCGACAAATTGCATTATTAGATAATCCTTTTATTCTTTTACATGATAAAAAGATATCTAATATCAGAGATCTTCTTCCTGCGCTTGAACAAGTAGCTAAATCAAGCCGCCCTCTCCTGATTATCGCTGAAGATATTGAAGGTGAAGCGCTGGCTACTTTAGTTGTAAATAATATTCGCGGTATCTTAAAAACTGTCGCTGTTAAAGCGCCAGGTTTTGGTGATAGAAGAAAAGCAATGCTTGAAGATATTGCAATTCTTACAGGTGCTACAGTAATTTCAGACGAAGTAGGTTTGAAATTAGAAACGATTAAGATTGAAGATTTAGGTCAAGCGAAAAGAATTGAAGTGGGTAAAGAAAACACTATCATTATTGATGGTGCTGCTGATGAGAAAAATATTAAGTCACGTATTGCTCAAATCAAAACACAAATTGAAGAAGCTACAAGCGACTACGACAAAGAAAAGCTTCAAGAACGTGTTGCAAAACTTGCAGGTGGCGTTGCTGTAATTAAAGTGGGCGCAACGACTGAAATTGAAATGAAAGAAAAAAAAGCACGTGTTGAAGATGCGCTCCACGCGACAAGAGCTGCTGTTGAAGAGGGTATTGTTGCTGGCGGTGGCGTTGCTTTAATTAGAGCGCGTGATGCGATTGCAAAGGTTAAAGGTGAAAATGCAGATCAAGAAGCTGGTGTTCGTATCGTGCTTCGTGCTGTTGAAGAGCCCTTAAGACAAATTGTTGCTAATGCTGGTGTAGAACCGTCTGTAGTAGTTAATAATGTGGTAGCTGGTAAAGGCAACTACGGATTTAACGCGGCAAATGAAACTTATGGTGACATGGTTGAGATGGGGGTGCTAGATCCTACTAAAGTCACTCGCTCTGCATTACAACATGCAGCATCTGTTGCGGGTCTTATGTTAACAACTGACTGTATGATCGCTGATCTTCCTAAAGATGATTCTCCAGCAATGGGTGGTGGTGATATGGGTGGTATGGGTGGTATGGGTGGCATGGGTGGCATGATGTAA